In one window of Euwallacea similis isolate ESF13 chromosome 4, ESF131.1, whole genome shotgun sequence DNA:
- the LOC136408213 gene encoding brachyurin-like isoform X2 has translation MDYLLLVIVALVSTVTPRELTKEDLYNAKPGHLEYDSDFRKMFPNIPGPSNDAEPFIVGGDEVVPNSRPYQAGMYIPTGSGNSFCGATLISARTVLTAAHCVDGRNGNVTIYLGAHNMPPSNDPNVVNVSSGDIVIHPDWYRPTLLHDVAIVRFQKPVPLNANITPVLLPVDSTHDYLGNTTLVSGWGRPSDSVNSISPVLREVTSFVISNYACRLAYFGIVEESHICISGGSGIGTCNGDSGGPLVINGYQVGVVSFVSSWGCEQGWPPGFARVTYYLDWIHANMAY, from the exons ATGGATTATCTTCTGTTAGTGATAGTGGCGTTGGTATCCACCGTTACCCCTAGAGAATTG ACCAAAGAAGATCTCTATAATGCTAAACCAGGCCACTTGGAGTACGATTCAgactttagaaaaatgtttccgAACATTCCAGGACCATCAAATGACGCAGAACCATTTATAGTTGGTGGTGATGAAGTTGTCCCTAATTCTCGCCCTTATCAG GCCGGTATGTATATTCCAACAGGATCAGGAAATTCGTTTTGTGGGGCCACTCTTATAAGTGCTCGCACGGTTTTAACAGCAGCTCATTGTGTTGATGG ACGGAACGGAAATGTAACGATTTACCTTGGAGCTCATAATATGCCTCCGAGTAATGACCCAAATGTTGTAAATGTATCTTCTGGAGACATTGTTATTCATCCAGATTGGTATAGACCAACCTTGCTGCATGATGTGGCTATTGTGCGGTTTCAAAAACCAGTTCCTCTAAATG CTAACATTACTCCTGTTTTACTACCAGTGGACAGTACTCATGATTACTTAGGAAATACAACCCTAGTGAGCGGTTGGGGTCGTCCTAGCGACAGTGTGAATTCTATTTCACCCGTGTTAAGAGAAGTCACGTCTTTCGTTATCAGTAATTATGCGTGCAGACTTGCCTACTTTGGAATAGTTGAAGAGAGTCATATTTGCATTTCCGGAGGTAGTGGAATAGGTACGTGCAATGGGGATTCTGGAGGACCTTTGGTGATCAATGGATATCAA GTAGGAGTTGTATCCTTTGTGAGTTCATGGGGCTGTGAACAAGGATGGCCTCCAGGTTTTGCAAGAGTTACTTACTATTTAGATTGGATCCACGCAAATATGGCTTATTAA
- the LOC136408211 gene encoding syntenin-1-like — MSLYPSLEDMKVDQMTKAQLQISHQEYAPPRTYEFANVASSNSMASVYPSLGTYMGLELSEDIIIKNMPEYVQQNISLYEQSSSMVMPVIGNLVAPLSSQTTGLQKAQISNGVREVILCKDKDNKVGLRVKDINKGIFVSLVVENSPAALVGLRFGDQILQLNGNNVAGFSVDKVHEIIKKSPVNGIRITVRDRPFERTITLHKDSTANLGFQYKNGKIIAIVKDSSAARNGVLTDHQLLEIDGQNVVGLKDKRIREIIERSPNVVTITVIPSYVYEHMIKKMSGTLVKELMDHSVPTL; from the exons ATGTCCCTCTATCCAAGTTTGGAAGATATGAAAGTAGATCAGATGACTAAGGCTCAGCTGCAG ATCTCTCATCAAGAATATGCTCCTCCAAGGACTTATGAATTTGCTAATGTTGCATCTTCCAATAGTATGGCATCTGTGTATCCTTCACTTGGAACTTATATGGGATTGGAACTCAGCGAagacataataataaaaaatatgccaGAGTACGTACAGCAGAATATCAGCTTGTATGAACAG tcAAGTAGCATGGTCATGCCAGTTATAGGAAACCTGGTTGCTCCCCTTTCTTCTCAAACAACTGGACTACAGAAAGCTCAAATATCTAATGGGGTTCGAGAAGTTATTTTATGCAAAGATAAAGATAACAAG GTGGGTCTTCGGGTGAAAGACATAAACAAGGGCATATTCGTTTCCCTAGTTGTTGAGAACTCTCCAGCTGCCCTTGTTGGGTTGAGATTTGGTGACCAAATCTTGCAATTAAATGGCAATAACGTCGCCGGTTTTTCCGTTGATAAAGTCcatgaaataataaagaaaagtcCGGTCAACGGAATTAGAATAACAGTCCGCGACAGACCCTTTGAAAGAACCATAACTCTGCATAAAGACAGCACAGCTAATTTGGGTTTTCAGTACAAAAACGGAAAAATCATAGCCATTGTTAAGGATTCGTCTGCAGCTAGAAATGGAGTATTAACAGATCATCAGTTGCTTGAAATTGACGGACAAAATGTTGTTGGTTTGAAGGACAAGAGAATCAGGGAAATTATTGAGAGATCGCCTAATGTCGTGACTATCACAGTTATTCCGAGTTATGTATATGAGCATATGATTAAAAA GATGTCTGGGACCCTAGTTAAGGAACTAATGGACCACTCAGTACCCACACTTTAA
- the LOC136408207 gene encoding sorting nexin-29: MSTGTLLLNTNSRPEDPDNLLKQLLDYVQRCQRRYGGKNILATEFDSHVAGLCICLEAVFLHGLRTKPLTNQVNTKLKQVSDIVAHSLNIKQESVSFWAFIENHLTSHEQERFNILKHVWTDIGRCKAWIRASLNEKSLERYFHIVLSDKNILKDHYESWAIIRDEERNSMLPNMAAGLGSILFAISIDKLEFNVSISPRPVLINHHDEPVIAVPIPDNKIRNTKSKKKVARKIISFEDDDTVLSTSIPSNSSLSTCSDSSSLENKHKVVNTEDMENPHSTGSVIAQENIQSDSIRQSDKVQLHHTEKSLEKDSEYSEKRKGTRNLPMDMGKHRFSSTVPESLTPINQNNIGELTPVSVERIRDCNEPPDSSDDILEVPTDISAVLTVVENKNLEEIRRRDERIKLLSKENDALKQQVKKYVGAIQMLRRDDESMQKALDGLQLETPPDYKGEAKVYEQKLVQVAEMHAELMDFNVMLQKTLHLKDATVERLTRELEELRGPMGVDQETEGSRGNVNVWIPSAFLTGSGSNSHHVYQIFLRAGNDEWNIYRRYAQFYALHSDLKKLDPAVGTFDFPPKKSIGKKDSNLVEERRKRLQIYLRKVIAHWPELSHCSNRFLLEQHLSFFKDQQEDEAKRNMFNSRRPGNSSNYSGL; this comes from the exons ATGTCCACAGGAACTCTATTATTAAATACAAACAGCCGACCTGAAGATCCCGATAATCTATTGAAGCAATTGCTAGATTATGTTCAGCGATGCCAAAGGAG gtatggaggtaaaaatatattagcAACTGAATTTGACTCACATGTAGCAGGTTTATGCATTTGCCTCGAAGCTGTATTTTTACATGGACTTCGAACTAAACCTTTAACAAATCAAGTTAATACAAAGTTGAAACAAGTTTCTGATATTGTGGCACATAGTTTAAATATCAAACAAGAGAGTGTTT CCTTTTGGgcatttattgaaaatcaccTTACAAGTCATGAACAGGAAAgatttaacattttgaaacATGTGTGGACTGACATTGGTAGATGTAAAGCTTGGATAAGGGCttctttaaatgaaaaatcattAGAAAG atattttcacattgttttaagtgacaaaaatattttgaaagatcATTATGAATCCTGGGCCATTATTAGAGATGAAGAGAGAAACAGCATGTTACCCAATATGGCAGCAG GTTTGGGATCCATCTTATTTGCAATAAGCATTGATAAATTGGAATTTAATGTATCTATATCACCAAGACCAGTGCTGATAAATCACCATGATGAGCCAGTTATAGCAGTACCAATTCCTG ACAATAAAATTAGGAAtactaaaagtaaaaaaaaggttGCAAGGAAGATAATTTCCTTTGAGGATGATGATACTGTGCTTTCTACAAGCATTCCCTCTAATTCGAGTTTGAGCACTTGTTCTGATAGCAGTAGcttagaaaataaacataaag TTGTCAACACTGAAGATATGGAAAATCCACATTCAACTGGCAGTGTAATAGCTCAGGAAAATATCCAATCAGACAGTATTAGACAAAGTGATAAAGTTCAGCTTCATCATACTGAAAAATCGCTAGAAAAGGACAGCGAATACAGCGAGAAACGGAAGGGCACTAGAAATCTCCCTATGGATATGGGAAAGCACAGATTTTCATCAACTGTACCTGAGAGTTTAACTccaattaatcaaaataatatcgGAGAATTAACTCCAGTATCAGTGGAACGGATAAGAG ATTGCAATGAACCTCCAGACTCATCAGATGATATTTTAGAAGTACCTACAGACATATCAGCAGTCTTGACTGTGGTTGAAAACAAGAATCTGGAAGAGATTAGAAGACG AGATGAAAGGATTAAACTATTAAGCAAAGAGAATGACGCACTTAAACAGCAAGTTAAAAAGTATGTGGGCGCAATACAAATGCTCAGGCGGGATGATGAAAGTATGCAAAAGGCATTAGATGGATTACAACTAGAAACTCCACCGGATTATAAAGGAGAGGCCAAAGTTTATGAACAAAAGCTTGTACAG GTAGCAGAAATGCATGCAGAACTGATGGACTTTAACGTCATGTTACAAAAAACCTTGCATCTAAAAGACGCAACTGTAGAACGACTGACGCGTGAATTAGAAGAATTAAGAGGACCCATGGGCGTTGATCAGGAAACTGAAGGCTCAAGAGGAAATGTTAACGTGTGGATTCCGTCGGCATTCCTCACTG GATCAGGTTCTAATTCTCACCACGTATACCAAATATTTCTCAGAGCAGGCAATGATGAATGGAATATATACAGAAGATATGCACAGTTTTATGCTTTACATTCCGATTTGAAGAAACTAGATCCTGCCGTGGGGACATTTGATTTTCCTCCAAAGAAAAGCATTGGAAAGAAG gattcaaatttagttgaaGAAAGGCGAAAACGTCTGCAAATCTACCTTAGAAAAGTTATCGCCCATTGGCCGGAATTATCCCATTGCAGCAATAGATTTTTGTTGGAGCAAcatttgtcttttttcaa agATCAACAAGAAGATGAAGCTAAAAGGAACATGTTTAATTCAAGACGGCCTGGCAATTCCAGCAATTATTCGGGTTTATAA
- the LOC136408214 gene encoding peroxisomal membrane protein 2, with the protein MSLSKPIIQALSFYFMELNEHPIRTKAISCCLVALAGNYVSQRIADGKIINFHNLAAYGAFGLLFGGSIPHYFYTFLEWAVPEEASFAVAKRLILERLVYSPLYQAFALYALARFEGKDHETALQQLKGLYWVVLTSSWKYLTILQFLNLSVVPPMLRVLVVNLIGFFWTIYLANQRRQQEVTKSK; encoded by the exons ATGTCCCTCTCCAAACCAATTATTCAAGCTTTAAGTTTCTATTTTATGGAGTTGAATGAACATCCAATAAGGACTAAAGCAATTAGTTG ttGCTTGGTAGCTCTAGCTGGAAATTATGTTTCCCAAAGAATCGCTGATggtaaaattatcaatttccaTAACCTTGCAGCCTATGGAGCATTTGG ACTTCTTTTTGGTGGTTCAATTCCCCATTACTTCTACACATTCTTAGAATGGGCTGTACCTGAAGAAGCCTCCTTTGCTGTTGCCAAAAGACTAATTTTGGAAAGGCTAGTCTACTCTCCTTTATATCAG GCTTTCGCTCTTTATGCACTGGCCAGGTTTGAAGGCAAAGATCATGAAACTGCCCTTCAGCAGCTCAAGGGTTTATACTGGGTGGTACTGACATCTAGCTGGAAGTACTTAACCATTTTGCAATTCTTGAATCTTAGTGTGGTGCCCCCTATG cTAAGAGTTTTGGTTGTTAATTTAATAGGATTCTTCTGGACTATCTATCTGGCGAACCAAAGGCGCCAACAGGAAGTTACAAAGTCAAAATAG
- the LOC136408213 gene encoding brachyurin-like isoform X1, translating to MDYLLLVIVALVSTVTPRELTKEDLYNAKPGHLEYDSDFRKMFPNIPGPSNDAEPFIVGGDEVVPNSRPYQAGMYIPTGSGNSFCGATLISARTVLTAAHCVDGRNGNVTIYLGAHNMPPSNDPNVVNVSSGDIVIHPDWYRPTLLHDVAIVRFQKPVPLNANITPVLLPVDSTHDYLGNTTLVSGWGRPSDSVNSISPVLREVTSFVISNYACRLAYFGIVEESHICISGGSGIGTCNGDSGGPLVINGYQVRVVSFVSSWGCEQGWPPGFARVTYYLDWIHANMAY from the exons ATGGATTATCTTCTGTTAGTGATAGTGGCGTTGGTATCCACCGTTACCCCTAGAGAATTG ACCAAAGAAGATCTCTATAATGCTAAACCAGGCCACTTGGAGTACGATTCAgactttagaaaaatgtttccgAACATTCCAGGACCATCAAATGACGCAGAACCATTTATAGTTGGTGGTGATGAAGTTGTCCCTAATTCTCGCCCTTATCAG GCCGGTATGTATATTCCAACAGGATCAGGAAATTCGTTTTGTGGGGCCACTCTTATAAGTGCTCGCACGGTTTTAACAGCAGCTCATTGTGTTGATGG ACGGAACGGAAATGTAACGATTTACCTTGGAGCTCATAATATGCCTCCGAGTAATGACCCAAATGTTGTAAATGTATCTTCTGGAGACATTGTTATTCATCCAGATTGGTATAGACCAACCTTGCTGCATGATGTGGCTATTGTGCGGTTTCAAAAACCAGTTCCTCTAAATG CTAACATTACTCCTGTTTTACTACCAGTGGACAGTACTCATGATTACTTAGGAAATACAACCCTAGTGAGCGGTTGGGGTCGTCCTAGCGACAGTGTGAATTCTATTTCACCCGTGTTAAGAGAAGTCACGTCTTTCGTTATCAGTAATTATGCGTGCAGACTTGCCTACTTTGGAATAGTTGAAGAGAGTCATATTTGCATTTCCGGAGGTAGTGGAATAGGTACGTGCAATGGGGATTCTGGAGGACCTTTGGTGATCAATGGATATCAAGTGA GAGTTGTATCCTTTGTGAGTTCATGGGGCTGTGAACAAGGATGGCCTCCAGGTTTTGCAAGAGTTACTTACTATTTAGATTGGATCCACGCAAATATGGCTTATTAA
- the LOC136408158 gene encoding uncharacterized protein, translating into MDLFSEFQHLLDVNQEEHDAVAKTQLENQLALCSNELMIPWSEQLLNRTYAAFCEEIGRMKIENFYDNWVKKTIIVISRALNNGVVEDVPIVNIMICGKIVSVAQSFGFKWILIEDQNMERVLCRLNIPKQIPEPQENKPSGQYDSARDAILIEAMESRTKDLKTKLNQLFVDSREDLLGRKAMVKGGMYILKGEKMIFVNKCWYANEMEEFYFHKMAVIGRKNWLLERESPVCKLGSNYLKNVRYDMT; encoded by the exons ATG GActtattttcagaatttcaacACTTGCTTGATGTGAATCAGGAAGAACATGATGCAGTTGCTAAAACACAATTGGAAAATCAACTTGCATTATGCTCCAATGAACTTATGATACCTTGGAGTGAACAATTACTCAATCGAACCTATGCAGCATTTTGTGAAGAGATTGGAAggatgaaaattgaaaatttttatgacaattgggtcaaaaaaactataatagtGATCTCAAGGGCTCTTAATAATGGTGTGGTTGAGGACGTGCCAATAGTTAATATAATGATATGTGGAAAAATAGTTTCTGTTGCACAATCCTTCGGATTCAAGTGGATACTAATTGAAGATCAAAACATGGAAAGGGTATTGTGCAGGTTAAATATCCCAAAACAAATACCAGAGCCTCAAGAAAATAAACCATCAGGACAATATGATAGTGCTAGAGATGCCATATTAATTGAGGCTATGGAATCTAGAACCAAAGACTTAAAAACAAAGCTAAACCAGTTGTTTGTAGATTCAAGGGAAGATTTACTTGGAAGAAAGGCTATGGTGAAGGGTGGAATGTACATACTTAAAGGAGAAAAGATGATATTTGTTAATAAGTGTTGGTATGCAAATGAAATGGAagagttttattttcacaaaatggCTGtaattggaagaaaaaattggTTGTTAGAGAGGGAATCCCCAGTTTGTAAGCTAGGGTCAAACTACCTAAAGAATGTACGTTATGATATGACATGA
- the BCL7-like gene encoding B-cell CLL/lymphoma 7 protein family member A, with amino-acid sequence MSRSIRAETRSRAKDDIKKVMNSIEKVRHWEKKWVTIGDTTMKIYKWVPVTSSETKKMKHSRENKENFARKSLAPPLLDTSNSNSNFSLADDSNTCFSTVSDSQGPTDFSSSHMTFSDDSNSQGSEQLLSVKRLKTD; translated from the exons ATGTCCCGGTCAATTCGAGCTGAAACTCGAAGTAGAGCTAAAGATGATATCAAGAAAGTAATGAATAGCATTGAGAAGGTTCGCCACTG GGAAAAGAAATGGGTAACCATAGGTGACACTACAATGAAGATTTATAAATGGGTTCCAGTGACTAGCAGTGAAACCAAGAAAATGAAACATAGCAGAGAAAACAAGGAAAATTTTGCCAGGAAAAGTCTTGCACCCCCCTTATTGGACACATCTAactcaaattcaaattttagctTAGCAGATGATTCCAATACAT GCTTTTCAACTGTCAGTGACTCACAGGGTCCAACGGACTTTTCATCTTCACATATGACATTTTCTGACGACTCAAATTCACAAGGCAGTGAACAATTACTGTCAGTAAAGAGACTGAAAACTGACTGA